GATGCCTACCATGACCTGGGCATGGAAATCATCGGCACCGGCTATGAATTCGCCCACAACGACGACTATCAGCGCACGCCCCACTATGTGAAGGAAGGCACGCTGATCTATGACGACGTGACCGCCTTCGAACTGGAAAAGTTCGTGGAAGAGCTGCGTCCCGACATGGTCGCCTCGGGCATCAAGGAAAAGTACGTCTTCCAGAAGATGGGTCTGCCGTTCCGCCAGATGCACTCCTGGGATTACTCGGGTCCGTACCACGGCTACGACGGGTTCGCCATCTTCGCCCGCGACATGGACATGGCGATCAACAACCCGGTCTGGAACCTGACCAAGGCTCCTTTCTAAGTCCGCGCTCGTTCAGCCAGGTACCAGGAGACACCCCATGACGCAAGTCAACGAATTCCCCGTTTCGCAGAACGCGGACAAGGTTCTCGACCACTTCACCCTGTTCCGCCAGCCTGAATATCAGGAGATGTTCAAGCGGAAGAAGGATGATTTCGAGTTCGGCCATTCCGACGAAAAGGTCGCCGAGGTTTCGGAATGGACCAAGTCGGAAGACTACAAGGCCAAGAACTTCGCCCGTGAAGCGGTCGTCATCAACCCGACCAAGGCCTGCCAGCCCATCGGCGCCATGTTCGCGGCCCAGGGCTTCGAAGGCACCCTGCCCTTCGTCCATGGTTCGCAGGGCTGCGTCGCCTATTACCGCACCCATCTGACCCGTCACTTCAAGGAACCGAACTCCGCGGTGTCCTCGTCGATGACCGAAGACGCGGCGGTGTTCGGCGGCCTGAACAACATGATCGACGGCTTGGCGAACGCCTATGCGCTGTACAAGCCGAAGATGATCGCCGTCCTGACCACCTGCATGGCCGAAGTCATCGGCGACGACCTGCAGGGCTTCATCGCCAACGCGAAGAAGAAGGACAGCGTTCCCGAAGACTTCCCCGTCCCGTTCGCTCACACGCCCGCCTTCGTCGGCAGCCACATCGTCGGCTACGACAACATGATGAAGGGCATCCTGACGAACTTCTGGGGCAAGTCCGAAGACCTCGACACCCCGAAGACCGAGAAGATCAACCTGATCGGCGGCTTCGACGGGTATGCGGTCGGCAACAACCGCGAACTGAAGCGCATCTTCGGCCTGATGGGCATCGACGCCACCATCCTGTCGGACGTCTCGGACGTCTTCGACACCCCCGGTGACGGCGAATACCGCATGTACGACGGCGGCACCACCATCGAAGAGACGAAGGCCGCCCTGCACGCCAAGGCGACCATCTCCCTTCAGGAATACAACACCCCCCAGACCCTGCAGTTCTGCAAGGAAAAGGGCCAGGAAGTTGCCAAGTTCAACTATCCGCTGGGTGTCGCCGCCACCGACGAGCTGCTACTGAAGCTGGCCGAGATCACCGGCAAGGCCATCCCGGCGTCGCTGAAGCTGGAACGCGGCCGTCTGGTGGACGCCATCGCCGACAGCCACACCCACATCCACGGCAAGCGCTTCGCCGTGTTCGGCGACCCGGACTTCTGCCTGGGCATGACCCGCTTCCTGCTGGAACTGGGTGCCGAGCCGGTGCACATCCTGTCCACCTCCGGCTCCAAGAAGTGGGAGAAGCAGGTTCAGAAGGTGCTGGACGGCTCGCAGTTCGGCAAGGGCGGTGCGGCCTACGGCGGCAAGGATCTGTGGCACCTGCGGTCGCTGCTGTTCACCAACAAGGTGGACTACATCATCGGCAACAGCTACGGCAAGTATCTGGAACGTGACACGAAGATCCCGCTGATCCGTCTCACCTACCCGATCTTCGACCGTCACCACCACCACCGCTATCCGGTGTGGGGCTACCAGGGCGCGCTGAACGTGCTGGTCCGCATCCTCGACCGGATCTTCGAAGACATGGACGCCAACACCAGTGTCGTGGGTGTGACGGACATCTCCTTCGATCTGGTGCGCTGATCCGGCGGGCTTCGGCCCGGATTACCTCCCGAGCAAGCCCCCGCCCGGTTTTCGGGCGGGGGTGGCCACCACGGGTTCCGGGTTGGCGTTGCCGTTGCACCACGCCACCCGGTTCCCCCTCTTCCGGACCATCGGGCGGGGGCCCGACCCGGAAGACGACCCCTAGGGCGTCATTCGCGCGGAGGCGAACCATGCTGGCGGACAAGATCCAGGAGGTCTTCAACGAGCCCGGTTGCGGTGTCAACCAGGCGAAGACCACCAAGGAGCGCAAGAAAGGCTGCTCCAAACCGTTGAAACCCGGCGCTGCGGCGGGCGGATGCGCCTACGACGGCGCCATGATCGCGTTGCAGCCCATCGCCGACGTGGCGCATCTGGTTCACGGCCCCATCGCCTGCCTTGGCAATTCCTGGGACAACCGCGGCACGCGCTCGTCCGGTTCGCAGCTCTACCGCACCGGCTTCACCACCGATCTGTCGGAACTGGACATCGTTCACGGCGGTGAGAAGAAGCTCTACAAGGCCATCAAGGAAATCGTCCAGCAGCACAACCCGCCCGCGGTCTTCGTTTATCAGACCTGCGTGCCGGCGATGATCGGCGACGACATCGAAGCCGTGTGCAAGTACGCCGCCAAGAAGCTGGGCGTCCCGGTCATTCCGGTGAACGCGCCGGGCTTCGTGGGATCGAAGAACCTGGGCAACAAGCTGGCCGGCGAAACCCTGCTCGATCACGTGATCGGCACGCGGGAGCCGGAGGTGTCCACCCCCAACGACGTCTGCATCATCGGCGAATACAATCTGGCCGGCGAATTGTGGCTGGCCAAGCCGCTGATGGACGAGATCGGCATCCGCATCCAGTCCTGCATCTCCGGCGACGGCCGCTACAACGAGATCGCCGCCGCCCACCGGGCGCGCGTGACCATGGTGGTGTGCTCGCAGGCCCTGATCAACGTGGGCCGCAAGATGGAGGAACGCTGGGGCATCCCCTATTTCGAAGGATCGTTCTACGGCGTCACCGACATGTCGGACACGCTGCGCACCATGGCCACCATGCTGGTGCAGCGCGGCGCCGACCCGGCCATGCTGAACCGCGCCGAAGCGGTGATCGCGCGTGAAGAGGCCGCGGTGTCCAAGCGGCTGGAACGCTACAAGCCCCGCTTCACCGGCAAGCGCGTTCTGCTGTTCACCGGCGGCGTGAAGTCGTGGTCGATGGTGACGGCGCTGGAGGAAGCGGGCCTGACCATCGTCGGCAGCTCCACCAAGAAATCCACCAAGGAAGACAAGGAAAAGCTGAAGAAGCGCAAGGGCGAGGAGTTCCACATGTGGGACGACCTGAAGCCCAAGGAGATGTACCGCATGCTGCGCGACAGCGAGGCGGACATCATGCTGTCCGGCGGACGGTCGCAGTTCATCTCGCTCAAGGCCAAGGTTCCGTGGCTGGACGTGAACCAGGAACGCCACCACGCCTATGCCGGCTACGACGGCATCGTCAACCTGTGCGAGGAAATCGACAAAACCCTGTCGAATCCGATCTGGCGGCAGGTGCGCCTGCCGGCCCCGTGGGAATGAGGAGGCCGCCGCCATGACGCACATCCACCGTTTCCCCGCATCGTCCAAGGCCGCATCCACCAACCCGCTGAAGATGAGCGCGCCGCTGGGCGGGGCGCTCGCCTTCCTGGGCATGGACCGCAGCCTGCCGCTGTTCCACGGGTCGCAGGGCTGCACCGCCTTCGGCATGGTGCTGCTGGTCCGCCATTTCCGCGAGGCCATCCCGCTCCAGACCACCGCCATGAATCAGGTGTCCACCATCCTGGGCGGTTACGAGAATCTGGAAGAGGCGCTCAAGACCATCTACGAGCGCAACAAGCCCTCCCTGATCGGCGTCTGCACCACCGGCGTGACGGAAACCAAGGGCGAGGATCTGGAGGGTCACCTGAAGACCTTCCGCATGCGCAAC
This DNA window, taken from Azospirillum fermentarium, encodes the following:
- the nifK gene encoding nitrogenase molybdenum-iron protein subunit beta: MTQVNEFPVSQNADKVLDHFTLFRQPEYQEMFKRKKDDFEFGHSDEKVAEVSEWTKSEDYKAKNFAREAVVINPTKACQPIGAMFAAQGFEGTLPFVHGSQGCVAYYRTHLTRHFKEPNSAVSSSMTEDAAVFGGLNNMIDGLANAYALYKPKMIAVLTTCMAEVIGDDLQGFIANAKKKDSVPEDFPVPFAHTPAFVGSHIVGYDNMMKGILTNFWGKSEDLDTPKTEKINLIGGFDGYAVGNNRELKRIFGLMGIDATILSDVSDVFDTPGDGEYRMYDGGTTIEETKAALHAKATISLQEYNTPQTLQFCKEKGQEVAKFNYPLGVAATDELLLKLAEITGKAIPASLKLERGRLVDAIADSHTHIHGKRFAVFGDPDFCLGMTRFLLELGAEPVHILSTSGSKKWEKQVQKVLDGSQFGKGGAAYGGKDLWHLRSLLFTNKVDYIIGNSYGKYLERDTKIPLIRLTYPIFDRHHHHRYPVWGYQGALNVLVRILDRIFEDMDANTSVVGVTDISFDLVR
- the nifE gene encoding nitrogenase iron-molybdenum cofactor biosynthesis protein NifE, translated to MLADKIQEVFNEPGCGVNQAKTTKERKKGCSKPLKPGAAAGGCAYDGAMIALQPIADVAHLVHGPIACLGNSWDNRGTRSSGSQLYRTGFTTDLSELDIVHGGEKKLYKAIKEIVQQHNPPAVFVYQTCVPAMIGDDIEAVCKYAAKKLGVPVIPVNAPGFVGSKNLGNKLAGETLLDHVIGTREPEVSTPNDVCIIGEYNLAGELWLAKPLMDEIGIRIQSCISGDGRYNEIAAAHRARVTMVVCSQALINVGRKMEERWGIPYFEGSFYGVTDMSDTLRTMATMLVQRGADPAMLNRAEAVIAREEAAVSKRLERYKPRFTGKRVLLFTGGVKSWSMVTALEEAGLTIVGSSTKKSTKEDKEKLKKRKGEEFHMWDDLKPKEMYRMLRDSEADIMLSGGRSQFISLKAKVPWLDVNQERHHAYAGYDGIVNLCEEIDKTLSNPIWRQVRLPAPWE